One window of Thermocoleostomius sinensis A174 genomic DNA carries:
- a CDS encoding leucyl aminopeptidase → MELRGIDTSPLQWSGDCLVVGLFEEAIELSGALAELDQFVSGTLSELIAEFEFKGKEGSSAVTRVGSNHPIRKIAVVGLGKSAAPKLESWRRAAAAAARLGKKEKCKTLGISLPIWNEDAGVTTQAIVEGVELALYQDTRFKSDTEEKGLKLERIDLLGLSEQDAAITRARQVCLGVSLARELVAAPANIVTPITMAETAEAIAREYGLDIKILEREDCEKLGMGAFLGVAQASDLPPKFIHLIYRPEGVPRKKVAIVGKGLTFDSGGLNIKGAGSGIEMMKTDMGGAAATLGAAKAIAQIKPDVEVHFISAVTENMISGHAMHPGDILTASNGKTIEVNNTDAEGRLTLADALVYTDKLGVDAIVDLATLTGACVIALGDDIAGFWTEDDTLASQLTQASERSGEKLWQMPFEEKYFDGLKSVVADMKNTGPRPGGAITAALFLKQFVKDTPWAHIDIAGPVWTDKENGYNNPGATGFPVRMLVDWVLS, encoded by the coding sequence ATGGAGCTTCGTGGGATAGATACCTCCCCCCTTCAGTGGTCTGGGGATTGTCTGGTGGTCGGTTTGTTTGAAGAGGCGATTGAATTATCGGGAGCGCTAGCAGAATTAGATCAATTTGTCTCGGGTACGCTGTCAGAACTGATTGCAGAATTTGAATTTAAAGGCAAAGAGGGCAGCAGTGCTGTGACGCGGGTTGGGTCTAATCATCCCATTCGTAAAATTGCTGTAGTGGGGTTGGGCAAGTCTGCTGCTCCGAAACTCGAAAGTTGGCGTCGGGCTGCTGCTGCTGCCGCCCGGTTGGGGAAGAAGGAAAAGTGCAAAACGCTGGGAATTAGCTTGCCGATTTGGAATGAAGATGCGGGAGTAACGACCCAAGCGATCGTGGAAGGAGTGGAACTTGCCCTGTATCAAGATACTCGCTTTAAGTCGGATACTGAGGAAAAGGGGCTGAAGCTGGAGCGCATTGATCTACTGGGATTGAGTGAACAGGATGCTGCTATTACGCGGGCGCGGCAAGTTTGCCTAGGAGTGAGTTTGGCGCGGGAATTGGTCGCGGCTCCGGCTAATATTGTCACTCCGATCACGATGGCCGAAACCGCAGAAGCGATTGCGCGGGAATACGGTTTAGATATTAAGATTCTGGAGCGCGAAGACTGCGAAAAGCTGGGTATGGGTGCATTTTTGGGCGTGGCTCAAGCGTCGGATTTGCCGCCCAAGTTCATTCATCTGATTTATCGTCCAGAAGGAGTGCCGCGTAAGAAAGTGGCGATCGTCGGCAAGGGTCTCACATTTGATAGCGGTGGGCTGAATATCAAAGGGGCCGGCAGCGGCATCGAGATGATGAAGACGGATATGGGTGGTGCAGCCGCCACGTTAGGAGCAGCGAAAGCGATTGCCCAAATTAAGCCAGATGTGGAGGTACATTTCATCAGTGCCGTTACGGAAAATATGATCAGTGGTCATGCCATGCATCCTGGTGATATTCTCACTGCTTCCAATGGCAAAACGATTGAGGTTAACAACACCGATGCTGAGGGGCGTTTAACCTTGGCAGATGCACTGGTCTACACCGACAAGCTAGGAGTCGATGCGATCGTTGATCTGGCTACCTTAACCGGAGCTTGTGTGATCGCACTGGGGGATGATATTGCCGGATTTTGGACGGAGGATGATACGCTGGCTAGTCAACTGACTCAGGCGTCGGAGCGATCGGGTGAAAAGTTGTGGCAGATGCCGTTCGAAGAGAAATATTTCGATGGTTTGAAGTCGGTTGTGGCCGACATGAAGAACACAGGGCCCCGCCCTGGTGGAGCCATTACCGCTGCTCTGTTTTTAAAGCAATTTGTGAAAGACACACCTTGGGCCCATATTGACATTGCCGGTCCCGTATGGACAGACAAAGAGAACGGCTACAACAACCCTGGAGCCACAGGGTTTCCGGTGCGAATGTTGGTCGATTGGGTCTTAAGCTAG
- a CDS encoding ATP-dependent Clp protease ATP-binding subunit — protein sequence MFERFTEKAIKVIMLAQEEARRLGHNFVGTEQILLGLIGEGTGVAAKVLKSMGVNLKDARIEVEKIIGRGSGFVAVEIPFTPRAKRVLELSLEEARQLGHNYIGTEHLLLGLIREGEGVAARVLENLGVDLSKVRTQVIRMLGETAEVSTGGSQGRTKTPTLDEFGSNLTQMAAEGKLDPVVGRQKEIERVIQILGRRTKNNPVLIGEPGVGKTAIAEGLAQRISNGDVPDILEDKRVVTLDIGLLVAGTKYRGEFEERLKKIMDEIRQAGNVILVIDEVHTLIGAGAAEGAIDAANILKPALARGELQCIGATTLDEYRKHIERDAALERRFQPVMVGEPTVTETIEILHGLRDRYEQHHRLKISDEALEAAAKLSDRYISDRYLPDKAIDLIDEAGSRVRLINSQLPPAAKELDKELRQVRKDKDDAVRNQDFDRAGELRDREMEIKAEIQAITKNRKSETSDTDDQPVVSEEDIAQIVASWTGIPVNKLTESESEKLLHMEDTLHQRMVGQEEAVKAISRAIRRARVGLKNPNRPIASFIFSGPTGVGKTELAKSLAAYFFGSEEAMIRLDMSEFMERHTVSKLIGSPPGYVGYNEGGQLTEAVRRRPYTVVLFDEIEKAHPDVFNMLLQILEDGRLTDAKGRTVDFKNTLLIMTSNIGSKVIEKGGGGLGFEFATENAADAQYNRIRSLVNEELKQYFRPEFLNRVDEIIVFRQLVKDEIKRISDILLREIFARLEEQGITLEVTERFKDRLVEEGYNPTYGARPLRRAIMRLLEDSLAEEILSGRVKNGDVAIVDVDDDGKVQIRSEQKRELIPQTADQF from the coding sequence ATGTTTGAACGCTTCACAGAAAAAGCCATAAAGGTGATCATGCTAGCCCAGGAAGAAGCTCGTCGCCTGGGACATAATTTCGTAGGCACGGAGCAGATCCTCTTGGGTCTGATTGGGGAAGGGACCGGTGTCGCCGCTAAAGTTCTCAAATCCATGGGCGTCAATCTTAAAGATGCTCGGATTGAGGTTGAAAAAATCATTGGTCGAGGGTCTGGTTTTGTAGCGGTTGAAATTCCCTTTACTCCTCGCGCCAAGCGAGTTCTAGAGCTTTCTCTAGAAGAAGCTCGTCAGCTTGGTCACAACTATATCGGTACAGAGCACCTGCTATTAGGTCTCATCCGTGAAGGTGAAGGGGTTGCTGCCCGAGTTTTGGAAAATTTGGGTGTAGATCTTTCCAAAGTTCGGACTCAAGTCATTCGGATGCTAGGAGAGACAGCCGAGGTGTCAACGGGCGGCAGCCAAGGCCGCACCAAAACCCCAACGCTGGATGAATTCGGCTCTAATCTGACTCAGATGGCGGCTGAAGGAAAGCTCGATCCTGTCGTTGGTCGCCAAAAAGAAATCGAACGAGTCATTCAAATCCTTGGTCGTCGTACTAAGAATAACCCTGTCCTGATTGGTGAACCCGGTGTGGGTAAAACCGCGATCGCCGAGGGCTTGGCTCAGCGCATCTCGAACGGTGATGTGCCCGATATTTTGGAAGACAAACGAGTCGTTACGCTGGATATTGGTCTGTTGGTTGCCGGAACCAAATATCGCGGCGAGTTTGAAGAACGACTCAAGAAAATCATGGATGAAATCCGGCAAGCTGGAAACGTGATTTTGGTGATCGATGAGGTGCATACCCTGATTGGGGCTGGAGCCGCTGAAGGGGCGATCGATGCGGCCAACATTCTTAAGCCAGCCTTAGCGCGGGGTGAGTTGCAGTGTATTGGGGCAACCACATTGGATGAGTACCGCAAGCACATCGAGCGCGATGCAGCCCTAGAACGCCGCTTCCAGCCAGTGATGGTGGGCGAACCCACAGTAACCGAAACGATCGAAATTCTACATGGCCTGCGCGACCGATATGAGCAGCACCACCGCCTGAAGATTTCGGATGAAGCCCTAGAAGCGGCAGCTAAGCTGTCGGATCGCTATATTTCCGATCGCTATTTGCCAGATAAGGCCATTGACCTGATCGATGAGGCTGGATCGCGGGTGCGCTTGATTAACTCTCAATTGCCGCCTGCTGCTAAGGAGTTGGATAAGGAACTGCGTCAGGTTCGCAAGGACAAGGATGATGCGGTTCGCAATCAGGACTTCGATCGAGCCGGAGAGCTACGCGATCGAGAAATGGAAATCAAAGCGGAAATTCAAGCGATTACTAAGAATCGCAAATCGGAAACATCAGATACTGATGATCAGCCTGTGGTTTCTGAGGAAGACATTGCTCAAATTGTGGCCTCTTGGACAGGCATTCCAGTTAACAAGCTCACCGAATCTGAATCGGAGAAACTGTTGCACATGGAAGACACGCTGCATCAGCGCATGGTGGGCCAAGAAGAAGCTGTTAAGGCAATTTCTCGCGCTATCCGTCGTGCCCGGGTTGGATTGAAGAACCCGAACCGACCGATCGCTAGCTTCATCTTCTCCGGACCAACGGGGGTTGGTAAAACCGAATTGGCCAAGTCTCTGGCTGCCTACTTCTTCGGCTCAGAAGAAGCCATGATTCGCCTGGATATGTCGGAATTTATGGAGCGCCATACGGTTTCCAAGTTGATTGGTTCTCCTCCGGGCTATGTCGGCTATAACGAAGGCGGTCAGTTAACCGAAGCGGTGCGTCGTCGTCCTTATACGGTGGTCTTGTTCGACGAGATTGAGAAAGCTCACCCCGATGTCTTTAATATGCTGCTGCAAATCCTGGAGGATGGTCGCTTGACCGATGCCAAGGGGCGCACCGTAGACTTCAAGAATACGCTGCTGATCATGACCTCGAACATTGGTTCTAAGGTGATTGAGAAAGGCGGCGGCGGTCTGGGCTTCGAGTTTGCCACTGAAAATGCAGCTGATGCGCAGTACAATCGAATTCGATCGCTGGTGAATGAGGAACTGAAGCAATACTTCCGTCCAGAGTTCCTTAACCGGGTGGACGAGATCATTGTCTTCCGTCAGTTGGTCAAAGACGAAATTAAGCGAATTTCCGATATCCTGTTGCGGGAAATCTTTGCTCGCCTAGAGGAGCAAGGCATCACCCTGGAAGTCACCGAACGGTTCAAGGATCGATTGGTGGAAGAGGGCTACAACCCAACCTATGGGGCACGCCCGCTACGTCGAGCCATTATGCGGTTGTTGGAAGACTCGCTGGCAGAAGAAATTCTCTCAGGTCGGGTGAAGAACGGTGATGTGGCGATCGTTGATGTGGATGACGATGGCAAGGTGCAAATTCGCTCTGAGCAAAAGCGGGAATTGATTCCACAAACGGCGGATCAGTTTTAA
- the rimI gene encoding ribosomal protein S18-alanine N-acetyltransferase, whose translation MNRLEIEPLTAERLSAAVELDRRCLGGLWTLDGYRRELESPNSDLLILQGMGNREQEIDEGALIPNFLLGLGCLWAIADEAHITLLLIHPDYRRQGLGQLLLTELLSSAWRRELRWATLEVRVSNQAAIALYQQFGFETAGRRKRYYQDNGEDALILWRGGLQHPDFSKTLQQWRRVAIDRLQQCNWQVGRDRHMTNS comes from the coding sequence GTGAATAGGCTTGAAATTGAACCCCTGACGGCTGAGCGGTTGTCTGCTGCGGTTGAACTCGATCGCCGTTGCTTGGGTGGTTTATGGACGTTGGACGGTTATCGTCGAGAATTGGAAAGCCCCAACAGCGATTTGTTGATTCTTCAAGGAATGGGAAATAGGGAACAGGAAATAGATGAGGGAGCGCTAATTCCCAACTTCCTGCTTGGACTTGGCTGTCTCTGGGCGATCGCGGATGAAGCTCATATTACGCTGCTGTTGATCCATCCAGATTATCGGCGACAAGGGCTAGGACAGTTGCTTTTAACTGAACTACTGTCTTCGGCGTGGCGACGAGAATTAAGATGGGCAACGCTGGAGGTGCGAGTATCTAATCAAGCGGCCATCGCCCTCTATCAACAATTTGGCTTTGAGACAGCAGGACGGCGCAAGCGTTATTATCAAGACAATGGGGAAGATGCCCTGATTTTGTGGCGGGGTGGGTTGCAGCATCCAGACTTTTCTAAAACCCTACAGCAATGGCGACGAGTAGCAATCGATCGCTTGCAGCAATGCAATTGGCAGGTTGGGCGCGATCGCCATATGACAAACTCCTAA
- the lysA gene encoding diaminopimelate decarboxylase — protein MIVTSATEAVTSGRQYLPTSSLGSAGSPNQSLLPLTATVNKNDHLEVGGCDVPSLVRRFGSPLYILDEETLRRACRQYHQAFQRYYPGESLVIYASKAWNCLAVCAIVASEGLGIDVVSGGELYTALRAGMNPEVIYFHGNNKSIDELQFAVEVGCTIVVDNWLELETLARMQDALQPPTRILLRLTPGIECHTHDYIRTGHLDSKFGFDPDQLEDVFAFVSQQPALECVGLHAHIGSQIFELQPHQDLTMVMMQWMSKAATYNLPVRELDIGGGLGIRYTEQDDPPSIDEWVRVICEGVVAACETLQMPLPKLIAEPGRSLIGSACVTAYTVGSQKVIPNLRTYVTVDGGMSDNPRPITYQSIYRAVIANRMSAEMTEMVAVAGKHCESGDIVIKEARLPQTKSGDTLVVMGTGAYNYSMASNYNRLPRPAAVLVNAGEADVILKRESYQDLIQHDCLPEKLVEKG, from the coding sequence ATGATAGTAACCTCTGCGACAGAGGCGGTCACTTCTGGCCGCCAATATTTGCCGACATCTTCACTAGGCTCCGCTGGCTCACCGAATCAATCTCTCCTGCCACTCACGGCGACGGTTAATAAGAACGATCATCTGGAGGTAGGAGGATGTGACGTGCCCAGTTTGGTACGCCGATTTGGCTCACCTCTCTATATCCTAGACGAGGAAACCCTGCGTAGGGCCTGCCGACAGTATCATCAAGCTTTTCAGCGCTACTATCCGGGTGAGTCGCTGGTGATTTATGCCTCCAAAGCGTGGAACTGTTTGGCAGTGTGTGCGATCGTTGCCAGCGAAGGACTGGGAATTGACGTGGTTTCAGGGGGAGAACTCTACACTGCTTTGCGCGCAGGAATGAATCCTGAAGTCATCTATTTTCATGGCAACAACAAATCGATAGACGAGCTACAGTTTGCGGTGGAAGTCGGTTGCACGATCGTCGTAGACAATTGGCTAGAGCTAGAAACGTTGGCAAGGATGCAGGATGCTCTTCAACCCCCAACCCGGATTCTGCTGCGCCTTACCCCTGGCATTGAATGCCACACGCATGACTATATTCGCACTGGACACCTAGACAGCAAGTTTGGCTTTGATCCCGATCAGCTTGAAGATGTATTTGCTTTTGTCAGCCAGCAACCTGCTCTAGAGTGTGTAGGACTTCATGCCCACATTGGCTCGCAAATTTTTGAACTGCAACCCCATCAAGACTTAACAATGGTGATGATGCAGTGGATGAGCAAGGCGGCCACGTATAATCTACCCGTGCGCGAATTAGATATTGGTGGTGGTTTGGGCATTCGCTATACCGAGCAGGATGATCCACCCAGTATTGACGAGTGGGTCCGGGTGATTTGTGAAGGGGTGGTGGCTGCTTGCGAAACCCTTCAGATGCCATTACCAAAACTGATTGCTGAGCCGGGACGATCGCTGATTGGCTCTGCTTGTGTCACTGCATACACCGTTGGCAGTCAAAAAGTAATCCCAAATCTGCGAACCTACGTTACTGTAGATGGCGGCATGTCTGATAATCCTCGCCCTATTACCTATCAGTCAATCTACCGAGCGGTTATTGCCAATCGCATGTCGGCAGAAATGACAGAAATGGTGGCAGTAGCCGGAAAACACTGTGAGTCAGGTGATATTGTCATCAAAGAAGCGCGGCTGCCTCAAACAAAATCGGGTGACACGTTGGTTGTTATGGGCACTGGTGCCTATAACTACAGCATGGCGTCCAACTATAATCGCTTGCCTCGTCCGGCAGCCGTTCTAGTGAATGCGGGTGAAGCCGACGTGATCCTGAAGCGGGAAAGTTATCAAGACTTAATTCAACATGACTGCCTACCAGAAAAACTTGTAGAGAAAGGATGA
- the cdaA gene encoding diadenylate cyclase CdaA: MGSLLEQLLKDLGWTWSLPLLRAIDVGLVLLLTYMLLVIIGERHTLWMVRGLIILMLSSVLSSILGLTLLTFVLEKLVIGSAVAMAFILQAEFRRLLEQLGRGEVLQLFQPSRRATPKPDSVIDEIVDAVKELSQNRTGALLILETDRPVDERDFSVPGVRLNAEVSKELLQTIFQTSTLLHDGAVFIRGSRVISAGVILPISDRTASRQLGTRHRAAMGITERVENCVCVVVSEETGSISLAEGGNLNRPLTSSKLRELLRERFSPSVDPERVAPLRSLGRKLSARMILLFPRLVRSKSSASREKK; the protein is encoded by the coding sequence ATGGGATCTCTGTTGGAGCAATTGCTGAAAGATCTGGGTTGGACTTGGTCCTTGCCATTGCTCCGTGCGATCGATGTGGGGTTAGTCCTGCTACTCACCTACATGCTATTGGTCATTATCGGTGAGCGGCACACTCTCTGGATGGTCAGAGGGTTAATTATCCTGATGTTGTCCTCGGTCTTAAGTAGTATTTTAGGGCTAACGTTGCTGACCTTTGTTTTAGAGAAACTTGTGATTGGTTCGGCTGTGGCGATGGCCTTTATTCTTCAAGCCGAATTTCGCCGTTTGCTAGAACAACTGGGACGCGGAGAAGTGCTTCAACTTTTTCAACCTAGCCGCCGAGCAACGCCCAAACCCGATAGTGTGATTGACGAGATTGTGGACGCAGTTAAAGAACTTTCTCAAAACCGAACGGGCGCATTATTAATCTTAGAAACCGATCGCCCGGTGGATGAGCGAGATTTTTCGGTTCCTGGCGTTCGGCTAAATGCCGAAGTTTCCAAAGAGCTACTGCAAACGATCTTTCAGACCTCTACCCTGCTTCACGACGGAGCCGTTTTTATCCGTGGCTCACGGGTGATATCAGCCGGAGTGATTTTGCCAATTTCCGATCGCACGGCTTCGCGACAGTTGGGAACGCGCCACCGAGCCGCGATGGGAATTACCGAGCGAGTCGAAAATTGCGTATGCGTAGTTGTATCTGAGGAAACCGGATCAATTTCGCTGGCAGAAGGGGGCAATCTAAATCGACCCCTAACAAGCAGTAAACTGAGGGAACTATTGCGGGAACGTTTTTCCCCTTCGGTTGATCCAGAACGGGTGGCTCCTTTGCGCAGTCTTGGTCGCAAGTTGAGTGCCCGCATGATCTTGCTGTTTCCACGTCTTGTTCGTTCTAAATCATCGGCTTCTCGGGAGAAAAAATGA
- a CDS encoding isoprenyl transferase: MTVNPTIQRELPADLVRDRLPRHVAVIMDGNGRWAKRQGLPRIMGHRRGVDTLKDMLRCCKDWGISALTAYAFSTENWGRPLEEVDFLMTLFERVLRQELREMMAEEVQIHFVGNLDALPKSLREEIQRSMAETRNNTGIRFTVATNYGGRQEIIQACREIATKVQQGHLQPEQIDEALFERHLYTAGHADPDLLIRTSGEMRISNFLLWQVAYAELYVTNTLWPDFDRNEFHRALSAYQQRDRRFGKVKV, encoded by the coding sequence ATGACTGTCAACCCAACCATCCAACGAGAGTTACCTGCTGACTTGGTCCGCGATCGCCTACCCCGGCATGTAGCGGTCATTATGGACGGTAATGGTCGCTGGGCCAAACGGCAGGGCTTACCTCGGATTATGGGGCATCGGCGCGGCGTGGATACGTTGAAAGATATGCTGCGCTGTTGCAAAGATTGGGGAATTTCAGCCCTAACTGCCTATGCCTTTTCTACGGAAAACTGGGGACGACCGTTAGAAGAAGTTGATTTTCTGATGACACTGTTTGAACGCGTCCTGCGTCAAGAACTGCGAGAAATGATGGCCGAGGAGGTACAGATTCACTTTGTGGGTAATTTAGATGCACTGCCCAAATCGCTGCGAGAAGAAATTCAGCGATCGATGGCAGAAACCCGCAACAATACGGGCATTCGGTTTACCGTAGCAACCAATTACGGCGGTCGCCAGGAAATTATTCAAGCTTGCCGAGAAATTGCCACCAAGGTGCAGCAAGGGCATTTGCAACCGGAACAAATTGATGAAGCTCTATTCGAGCGCCATCTGTATACGGCTGGGCATGCCGACCCGGATTTGCTTATCCGCACCAGTGGCGAAATGCGCATCAGTAACTTTCTGCTGTGGCAAGTGGCCTATGCAGAACTGTATGTCACTAATACCCTTTGGCCCGATTTCGATCGTAACGAGTTTCACCGAGCCTTGAGTGCCTATCAACAGCGCGATCGGCGGTTTGGCAAGGTTAAGGTCTGA
- the nrtS gene encoding nitrate/nitrite transporter NrtS, whose translation MTSTSGLYNFQDVCGWDKGMKQMRGYLASLSDPKLAKTAVRVSLVIGSLLFTINHGMALVKGKMTKERWISACLTYLVPYAVSIHGQFTARSQQ comes from the coding sequence ATGACATCTACCTCTGGACTGTATAACTTTCAAGATGTATGCGGTTGGGACAAGGGAATGAAGCAGATGAGGGGCTATCTGGCAAGCCTGAGCGATCCGAAGTTGGCAAAGACTGCCGTTCGGGTGTCCTTGGTTATCGGGTCTTTGTTATTCACCATCAATCATGGAATGGCATTGGTTAAAGGGAAAATGACCAAAGAGCGTTGGATTTCTGCGTGCTTAACCTACTTGGTGCCATATGCCGTCAGCATTCACGGCCAATTCACTGCTCGATCGCAGCAGTAG
- a CDS encoding glycosyl transferase — MPQPILYAAVTNHGFGHATRTAALLAAVKRLCPEVLLILTTTAPRWLLESYLREDFIHRPQPLDIGVVQRDSITMDKVATLEKLKQIRAQEGRTIAAEVNFIRQNRVRLVMADIPPIAAAIAQAAGIPCWMVSNFGWDFVYRPWGGEFVEMADWIADRFSQCSHLFRLPLHEPMSAFPTVTDVGFTGGSPHYAEADLRTQFHITTPIERTVLLTFGGLGLEQIPYHNLQRYPDWQFITFDRQAPDLPNLLKIHQPDFRPVDFMPLCSQVVSKPGYSTFAEACRLGVPIVSITRDDFAEAPVLIAGIQDYHHHRILSPTEFFQGDWQFLQEPPRPPRRSEKLKTDGNDVIAKAIVDYLHTD, encoded by the coding sequence ATGCCTCAACCCATTCTCTATGCGGCTGTCACAAACCACGGATTCGGTCACGCTACTCGCACGGCTGCGCTTTTGGCAGCCGTGAAACGGCTGTGTCCAGAGGTGCTGTTGATTCTGACAACAACGGCTCCGCGCTGGCTACTAGAGTCTTACCTGCGCGAAGATTTTATCCACCGACCGCAACCGTTAGATATTGGGGTGGTGCAGCGAGACAGCATTACGATGGATAAGGTGGCCACCTTAGAGAAACTGAAGCAGATTCGGGCCCAAGAGGGACGTACTATAGCCGCAGAAGTGAACTTTATCCGCCAAAATCGTGTCCGGCTGGTGATGGCTGATATTCCGCCGATCGCCGCTGCCATTGCCCAAGCGGCCGGGATTCCCTGTTGGATGGTCAGCAATTTTGGCTGGGATTTTGTCTACCGACCCTGGGGCGGCGAATTTGTGGAGATGGCCGATTGGATTGCCGATCGCTTCAGCCAATGTAGCCACCTGTTTCGCTTACCGTTGCATGAACCGATGAGTGCTTTCCCAACAGTGACCGATGTGGGCTTTACCGGCGGCTCGCCTCACTATGCTGAGGCAGACCTCCGGACTCAGTTCCACATCACCACGCCGATCGAGCGCACCGTCTTGTTAACCTTCGGTGGATTAGGGCTTGAGCAGATCCCGTACCACAATCTGCAACGCTATCCTGACTGGCAGTTCATCACGTTTGACCGCCAAGCACCTGATCTACCGAATCTGCTCAAAATTCATCAGCCTGACTTTCGCCCCGTAGATTTTATGCCTCTGTGTAGTCAGGTCGTGTCTAAGCCGGGGTATAGCACCTTTGCCGAAGCCTGCCGGTTGGGTGTGCCGATTGTCTCCATCACCCGCGATGACTTTGCCGAAGCTCCCGTTTTAATTGCGGGCATTCAGGACTATCATCATCACCGCATTCTGTCGCCCACAGAATTCTTCCAAGGGGATTGGCAATTTCTTCAGGAACCTCCCCGGCCGCCGCGCCGGTCTGAGAAACTTAAAACAGATGGAAACGATGTTATTGCCAAGGCGATCGTTGACTACTTGCACACCGATTAG
- a CDS encoding serine/threonine protein kinase, whose protein sequence is MDTLIGKSLQGGQYTLTEMLGRGGFGVTFKATHHFLQETYVVKTLNPDFQNDPQFPELVEKFRDEAKRLKLCEHPHIVRMRDFFVKDGVPYLVMDYIPGQSLEQVVFPDHPLSEALAVHYIRQIGSALDLVHQKGLLHRDIKPENIILRDQTDQVVLIDFGIARKFVPGKTEAHTNLVTVGYAPVEQYMLKAKRSPATDVYALAATLYALVTARVPVASILRDRQTMPEPRMVNPHISPALNQAILRGMAMEIEQRPASVREWMALLPSPSISTQATNSVTGSGLSSAATVAISPQSPRRTPPATKATPATRAPAPSTAATLAVSPPLPNASPRTIATPAPMVASPTPRSRGNGWLLLGLASLASMAIAAVGTVLYHSTQTATPPNATAPVDVTDAPTISIEPEILPSEEPTVPTPAQPEASALPPDVDNADRTQEPEEVPTEEPAAPERVEPPTRPNRPSSTSATIRSVPGFPPGVSEQTVVNRLGDPAEVREDGSGLRTSIYIFPDQVDLVYIYDQQTDRLRQTEAYFVPYMDFNVMRTALNGMLQAGLTRDIEQGLEAVRRGQAPSHPIETSNFQGVIEQAGDRIYVGIWERR, encoded by the coding sequence ATGGACACGCTGATTGGCAAGTCATTGCAGGGCGGACAGTACACCTTAACTGAAATGCTTGGTCGGGGTGGATTTGGCGTCACCTTTAAAGCCACGCATCACTTCTTGCAAGAAACCTACGTCGTTAAAACACTCAACCCAGATTTTCAAAACGATCCGCAGTTCCCTGAACTGGTTGAGAAATTTCGGGATGAAGCCAAGCGGCTAAAACTCTGTGAGCATCCTCATATTGTGCGAATGCGCGATTTCTTTGTGAAAGATGGAGTTCCCTATCTGGTAATGGACTACATTCCCGGTCAATCGCTAGAGCAAGTGGTTTTTCCCGATCATCCTTTGTCCGAAGCGTTGGCCGTTCACTACATCCGGCAAATTGGCTCGGCGCTGGATCTTGTTCACCAAAAGGGCTTACTGCATCGAGATATCAAGCCAGAGAATATTATTCTGCGCGACCAAACCGATCAGGTGGTGTTGATTGACTTTGGCATCGCCCGCAAATTTGTACCTGGTAAAACCGAGGCGCACACTAATTTAGTAACAGTGGGGTATGCCCCTGTTGAGCAGTACATGTTGAAGGCTAAACGATCGCCCGCCACCGATGTTTATGCCTTGGCTGCGACTCTGTATGCCTTGGTAACCGCACGGGTTCCGGTAGCTTCAATCCTGCGCGATCGGCAAACCATGCCAGAACCACGGATGGTCAATCCCCACATTAGTCCCGCCTTAAACCAAGCGATCTTACGCGGTATGGCAATGGAAATAGAGCAGCGCCCTGCAAGCGTTCGAGAATGGATGGCACTGCTACCGTCGCCTAGCATATCGACCCAAGCAACCAACAGTGTGACTGGTTCTGGTTTGTCCTCTGCTGCGACCGTTGCCATCAGTCCTCAGTCTCCGCGTCGAACGCCGCCAGCAACCAAAGCAACCCCAGCGACACGCGCACCTGCGCCGTCTACCGCTGCCACCTTAGCCGTCAGCCCACCTCTCCCAAACGCTTCACCTAGAACGATCGCCACACCTGCGCCGATGGTTGCTTCTCCAACTCCACGCTCGCGAGGTAACGGATGGCTTCTGCTGGGGTTGGCTTCCTTGGCGAGTATGGCGATTGCGGCTGTGGGAACCGTACTTTATCACTCTACCCAAACGGCAACTCCGCCTAACGCTACGGCCCCCGTAGACGTGACCGACGCGCCAACCATTTCGATCGAGCCAGAAATTCTTCCCTCCGAGGAACCAACCGTCCCTACTCCTGCCCAACCGGAAGCATCTGCCTTGCCACCTGATGTTGACAATGCCGATCGCACCCAGGAACCCGAGGAAGTACCCACCGAGGAACCCGCAGCACCAGAACGAGTGGAGCCACCTACCAGACCCAACCGTCCTTCGTCTACCAGCGCCACCATTCGCAGCGTGCCCGGATTTCCACCGGGGGTCAGCGAACAAACTGTAGTAAACCGATTGGGCGATCCCGCAGAAGTGCGAGAGGACGGCAGCGGCTTACGTACTTCTATCTACATCTTTCCCGATCAAGTCGATTTGGTCTATATCTACGATCAGCAGACCGATCGACTGCGCCAAACCGAAGCCTACTTTGTGCCCTACATGGATTTCAACGTGATGCGTACTGCCCTCAACGGCATGTTGCAAGCAGGCCTCACTCGCGACATTGAACAAGGATTAGAAGCGGTGCGTCGAGGTCAAGCCCCCTCTCATCCGATCGAAACCTCCAATTTTCAAGGCGTCATCGAACAAGCAGGCGATCGAATTTATGTAGGAATTTGGGAGCGCCGATGA